Proteins from a single region of Alphaproteobacteria bacterium LSUCC0719:
- a CDS encoding tartrate dehydrogenase, translating into MTKNRYSIAVIPGDGIGKEVVPEGLRVLETVASKFNINLHFDHFDFSSYDYYAKHGDMLPADWKTQIGGHDAIFFGAVGLPDKIPDHISLWGSLLKFRREFDQYVNLRPVRLLPGVPSPLANRVPGDIDFYIVRENTEGEYSSIGGRMFPDTEREVVIQETVMSRVGVDRVLKFAFELAQSRPKKHLTSATKSNGISITMPYWDERVEAMATNYPQVKVDKFHIDILTAHFVQHPDWFDVVVASNLFGDILSDLGPACTGTIGVAPSANINPTGDFPSLFEPVHGSAPDIAGQGIANPVGQIWTAAMMLEHLGFTDAATAITDAIDTALSDPALRTRDLGGTATTQSCGKAIAEIIDG; encoded by the coding sequence ATGACAAAGAACAGATATAGCATCGCGGTCATTCCTGGTGACGGGATCGGCAAGGAAGTCGTGCCGGAGGGGTTGCGGGTTCTTGAAACCGTGGCCTCGAAATTCAACATCAACCTGCATTTCGATCATTTCGATTTTTCGAGCTACGACTATTACGCCAAACATGGCGATATGCTGCCCGCGGACTGGAAAACCCAGATCGGCGGTCATGATGCCATTTTCTTTGGCGCGGTCGGCCTGCCCGACAAGATTCCGGACCATATCTCGTTATGGGGGTCACTGCTGAAATTCCGACGTGAGTTCGATCAATATGTAAATCTGCGGCCGGTGCGCCTGCTGCCCGGCGTTCCATCTCCACTTGCCAACCGGGTTCCGGGTGACATCGATTTCTATATCGTTCGCGAAAACACCGAGGGCGAGTATTCCTCGATTGGCGGGCGCATGTTCCCCGATACCGAGCGCGAGGTTGTAATACAGGAAACCGTGATGAGCCGGGTCGGCGTTGACCGTGTTCTGAAATTCGCCTTTGAGCTGGCGCAGAGTCGGCCCAAAAAACATCTGACCTCCGCCACAAAATCGAATGGCATCTCGATCACCATGCCCTATTGGGATGAACGGGTTGAAGCGATGGCCACCAATTATCCGCAGGTAAAGGTCGACAAGTTCCATATCGACATTCTGACCGCACATTTTGTGCAGCATCCGGATTGGTTTGACGTCGTCGTGGCATCCAACCTGTTTGGCGATATCCTGTCCGACCTTGGCCCGGCCTGTACCGGAACCATCGGGGTTGCACCATCGGCCAACATCAACCCGACAGGAGACTTTCCATCCCTGTTCGAGCCTGTCCACGGATCGGCACCCGATATCGCCGGCCAAGGCATCGCCAACCCGGTTGGTCAGATCTGGACAGCGGCAATGATGCTTGAACATCTGGGCTTCACGGACGCGGCAACGGCGATCACCGATGCCATCGACACGGCGCTTTCGGACCCGGCGCTGAGAACACGCGATCTTGGAGGCACCGCCACGACGCAAAGCTGTGGCAAGGCGATTGCCGAGATCATCGACGGATGA
- a CDS encoding aldo/keto reductase, translating into MIYNRLGRTDLNVSALCLGSMTWGTQNTTAEGHAQIDMALDHGINFIDTAEMYPTTPLSKETQGDTERVIGEWVASSGRRSDVIIATKVAGVGYMNVRDGAPISPATITAALESSLRSLKTDYVDLYQLHWPNRGSYMFRQNWQYDPTKQDRTVILDEMNDILTCLEDFRQQGKIRHVGLSNESAWGTAQWLRIAQENDLPRMASIQNEYSLLCRLFDTDMAELAHNEDVGLLSFSPLACGLLTGKYSADGTPPKGSRKDINDTLGGRITPRLWPAIDAYRGIADDHGLDLGQMALAWCLRRPFMASVIFGATSLPQLENSLKAITLDLSDEIMARIDEAHKAHPMPF; encoded by the coding sequence GTGATTTACAACAGGCTTGGACGAACCGATCTGAATGTCAGCGCACTGTGCCTTGGTTCAATGACATGGGGAACCCAGAACACCACCGCCGAGGGCCATGCCCAGATCGATATGGCGTTGGACCATGGGATCAATTTCATCGACACAGCCGAAATGTATCCGACCACGCCACTGTCCAAGGAAACCCAAGGTGATACCGAGCGAGTCATCGGCGAGTGGGTTGCCTCATCCGGGCGCCGGTCCGATGTGATCATCGCCACCAAGGTTGCTGGAGTGGGGTATATGAATGTCCGCGATGGCGCCCCCATCTCGCCAGCCACGATAACGGCGGCACTGGAATCCTCGCTGCGGTCGCTGAAGACCGATTATGTCGACCTGTACCAGCTTCACTGGCCAAACCGCGGGTCCTACATGTTCCGCCAGAATTGGCAATATGACCCGACAAAACAGGATCGGACCGTCATTCTTGACGAGATGAACGACATCCTGACCTGTCTTGAAGACTTCCGTCAGCAGGGCAAGATTCGTCATGTCGGCCTGTCAAATGAAAGCGCCTGGGGAACCGCGCAGTGGCTTCGCATCGCACAGGAAAATGACCTGCCGCGCATGGCCTCGATCCAGAACGAATACAGTCTTCTGTGCCGGTTGTTCGATACCGATATGGCAGAACTGGCCCATAATGAGGATGTCGGTCTTCTGTCCTTCTCGCCGCTTGCCTGTGGTCTGCTGACCGGCAAGTACAGTGCCGACGGCACGCCACCCAAAGGGTCGCGCAAGGATATCAACGACACGCTTGGCGGACGGATCACACCACGACTGTGGCCGGCCATCGACGCCTATCGGGGCATTGCCGATGATCATGGCCTCGATCTGGGACAGATGGCGCTTGCCTGGTGCCTGCGACGCCCCTTCATGGCATCGGTCATTTTTGGCGCGACAAGCCTTCCGCAGCTCGAAAATTCACTAAAAGCCATCACCCTGGACCTCTCAGACGAAATCATGGCACGCATTGATGAAGCGCATAAGGCGCATCCAATGCCATTCTAG
- a CDS encoding NAD(P)/FAD-dependent oxidoreductase has protein sequence MRIAVIGSGISGLGSAYLLNHNADIHLFECDHRLGGHSHTVEAVFGDRRVPVDTGFIVFNPLNYPNLIALFEQLSVPWIDSDMSFAVSLRDGGCEYEGSLAGLMSQPSNLVRPRYWSMLADLTKFYRTGYARAFSGPADETLAGFLHREGYGKAFIEDHLLPMGAAIWSCSAQMMMDYPIRSLLQFMENHKLLNFIDRPQWRTVQGGSREYVNRIAASLGGTAGGRIHLNTHITGVRRAQGGVILTIAGEGDVWFDKVVMAAHADQSLALISDPTPAEQEILSGFRFQPNRAVLHSDASLMPRRRRAWGAWNYIGGEGVDTSLCLTYWMNRLQSIDAAYPLFETLNPHREPDRALVHGSYSYAHPVFDERAVASQRRLAEIQGTDNLFFAGAWTGHGFHEDGLKSAIAITRTLGFDVPWRTEVTAWQRPVIAETREIA, from the coding sequence ATGCGAATTGCAGTTATCGGGTCGGGTATATCCGGCCTTGGAAGCGCTTATTTACTCAACCACAATGCCGATATCCATCTGTTTGAATGTGACCATCGACTTGGCGGGCACAGTCATACCGTGGAAGCGGTTTTCGGAGACAGGCGCGTTCCGGTCGACACCGGGTTCATCGTCTTCAACCCACTGAACTATCCAAATCTGATTGCGCTGTTTGAACAGCTGTCAGTGCCGTGGATTGACAGTGACATGAGCTTTGCCGTGTCGCTCCGCGATGGCGGTTGTGAATATGAAGGCTCGCTTGCCGGCCTGATGTCACAACCATCAAATCTGGTGCGCCCCCGCTACTGGTCGATGCTGGCTGACCTGACAAAGTTCTACCGCACCGGATATGCACGCGCTTTTTCCGGCCCGGCGGATGAAACACTGGCCGGGTTTCTGCATCGTGAGGGCTATGGCAAGGCCTTTATCGAGGATCATCTGCTGCCGATGGGGGCTGCCATCTGGTCCTGTTCCGCGCAGATGATGATGGATTATCCGATCCGTTCGCTGCTGCAGTTCATGGAAAATCACAAGCTGCTGAATTTCATCGATCGTCCGCAATGGCGCACCGTGCAGGGCGGATCACGCGAATATGTAAACCGTATCGCCGCTTCACTTGGCGGTACGGCTGGTGGTCGCATCCATCTGAACACCCATATCACCGGTGTGCGACGGGCACAGGGTGGCGTGATCCTGACAATTGCCGGCGAGGGTGATGTCTGGTTCGACAAGGTTGTGATGGCGGCGCATGCCGACCAGTCGTTGGCATTGATTTCCGATCCGACACCGGCAGAGCAGGAGATTCTTTCCGGCTTCCGCTTCCAGCCCAACAGGGCTGTCCTGCATTCCGATGCAAGCCTGATGCCCCGCCGTCGCCGTGCCTGGGGGGCCTGGAACTATATTGGTGGCGAGGGTGTCGATACCTCGCTGTGCCTGACCTACTGGATGAACCGTCTGCAATCCATTGACGCCGCTTACCCGTTGTTCGAGACGTTGAATCCGCATCGTGAACCTGACCGGGCTCTTGTTCATGGCAGTTACAGTTATGCGCATCCGGTCTTTGACGAGCGGGCTGTTGCCTCGCAGAGGCGTCTTGCCGAAATCCAGGGAACCGACAATCTGTTCTTTGCCGGCGCCTGGACAGGCCACGGGTTTCATGAAGACGGTCTGAAATCGGCCATCGCCATTACCCGGACATTGGGATTCGATGTGCCCTGGCGCACCGAGGTCACCGCGTGGCAGCGTCCCGTCATCGCCGAGACCCGCGAGATTGCGTGA